A region of Lagenorhynchus albirostris chromosome 20, mLagAlb1.1, whole genome shotgun sequence DNA encodes the following proteins:
- the GGT6 gene encoding LOW QUALITY PROTEIN: glutathione hydrolase 6 (The sequence of the model RefSeq protein was modified relative to this genomic sequence to represent the inferred CDS: inserted 1 base in 1 codon) → MTCPGRVPPPPPHRLRLGQGLQRLRLDGGQAPWAVGPIAGPVLYQKLLVWEPSLESEEEEGEISEQLIPHPSGPQDSSGNKAGSLPGAWAQLVAALLLVAVGFSLSVRQLHRAXASPGTLGSGAPPASGCSHRPGVYHRGSIIGPTATCSHLGGELSVAGGNVVDAGLAAALCLAVVHPHATGLGHCRQPREQCPGHRGQQRLCAPYLLAQQFLQLWTPVPKCRGSTQQAGGRVCKQCLGLSPHPS, encoded by the exons ATGACGTGCCCAGGGAG GGtgcctccacctcctccccaccGGCTCAGGCTCGGGCAGGGCCTCCAAAGACTCCGCCTGGACGGCGGGCAGGCACCGTGGGCCGTGGGACCCATAGCAGGGCCTGTGCTCTACCAGAAgctgctggtctgggaaccaAGCCTGGAGTCTGAGGAGGAAGAGGGTGAGATATCAGAGCAGCTCATTCCACATCCTTCGGGGCCCCAGGACTCCTCTGG GAACAAGGCTGGCAGTCTGCCCGGGGCCTGGGCCCAGCTGGTGGCTGCCCTGCTGCTGGTGGCCGTTGGCTTCTCCCTGTCCGTGAGGCAACTCCACAGAG ATGCCTCTCCAGGAACCTTGGGCTCTGGGGCCCCTCCAGCCAGTGGGTGCTCCCACAGGCCTGGCGTGTACCACCGCGGCAGCATCATCGGCCCTACAG CCACGTGCTCCCACCTGGGTGGAGAGCTGTCTGTTGCCGGGGGCAACGTCGTGGATGCTGGACTTGCAGCAGCTTTGTGTCTGGCGGTGGTGCATCCTCATGCCACAGGGCTAGGTCA CTGCCGTCAGCCCCGGGAGCAGTGTCCTGGCCACCGTGGACAGCAGCGGCTCTGTGCTCCTTACCTCCTCGCTCAACAGTTCCTTCAGCTCTGGACGCCTGTCCCCAAGTGCCGGGGTTCTACTCAGCAAGCTGGTGGCCGAGTCTGCAAACAGTGCCTGGGCCTGTCCCCTCATCCTTCTTGA